One part of the Paroedura picta isolate Pp20150507F chromosome 5, Ppicta_v3.0, whole genome shotgun sequence genome encodes these proteins:
- the RIC8B gene encoding chaperone Ric-8B isoform X1 yields the protein MALEAALAAVRGRDEPERVLSRFNEQNRGTFKFEPSDEEKRKQLCEEILHLVDKDIKTSCRVTCLEALRILSRDKKVLVPVTTKENMQILMKLAKLDSLEDSLEDVTDFPVIVEALKCLCNIVFNSPAAQKLSLELNLAAMLCNLLKKCKDQQFVEDIKCFNLRLLFLLSLLHTDIRSQLRYDLQGLPLLTQALESAFSIRWTDKYITAEDEMSPLSLQEADCAIEALKALFNVTLDSWNVHSENDSHEFRYMAAILRHCLLTLGPTEDKTEELHSNAINLLSNVPASCLDVLISPSTQEGTEEETDIKYNGMNMDAIQVILKFMEKRIDKGSSYREGLTPVLSLLTRCCRSHRNIRKFIKAQVLPPLRDVSNRPEVGTTLRNKLVRLMTHVDLGVKQIAAEFLFVLCKERVDSLLKYTGYGNAAGLLAARGLLAGGRGENWYSDDEDTDTEEYKSAKPNINLITGHLEEPMPNPMDEMTEEQKEYEAMKLVNMFDKLSRDQVITPMGVRPDGTLTPLEEAVSQYETNEYDSSDSD from the exons ATGGCGTTGGAAGCGGCGCTGGCGGCGGTTCGCGGGCGAGACGAGCCTGAGCGCGTCCTGAGCCGCTTCAACGAGCAG aatAGAGGCACCTTCAAATTTGAGCCTTCCGATGAAGAGAAAAGAAAG CAACTATGTGAAGAGATATTACATCTTGTGGACAAAGATATAAAAACATCATGCAGAGTCACCTGTCTGGAAGCACTTCGTATTCTCTCAAGAGATAAGAAGGTTTTGGTACCTGTAACAACCAAAGAAAACATGCAGATATTGATGAAGCTGGCAAAGTTGGATTCTCTGGAGGACTCGCTGGAGGATGTGACTGACTTCCCTGTCATAGTGGAAGCTTTAAAATGCCTCTGTAACATTGTTTTTAATAGTCCAGCCGCTCAGAAACTCAGTCTGGAACTGAACCTGGCAGCTATGCTTTGCAATCTGCTGAAAAAGTGCAAGGACCAACAATTTGTCGAGGACATAAAATGCTTTAATTtacgcctcctcttcctcctttctcttctgcACACAGATATTAGGTCACAGTTGCGTTACGATCTTCAGGGTTTGCCATTGTTGACTCAGGCCTTGGAAAGTGCATTTAGCATAAGATGGACAGATAAATACATTACAGCTGAAGATGAAATGTCACCCCTGTCACTGCAAGAGGCAGATTGTGCTATTGAAGCACTGAAAGCACTCTTTAATGTAACGCTTGACAGTTGGAATGTACACAGTGAG aATGACTCTCATGAATTTCGTTATATGGCTGCCATTCTGCGTCACTGCTTATTAACGCTGGGCCCTACTGAAGACAAAACTGAAGAGTTGCACAG CAACGCCATCAACCTTTTAAGTAATGTTCCAGCTTCTTGTTTGGATGTCCTCATCAGCCCATCAACTCAGGAAGGTACAGAAGAAGAAACTGATATAAAATACAATGGCATGAATATGGATGCAATTCAGGTGATATTGAAGTTTATGGAGAAAAGAATTGACAAG GGGAGCAGCTATCGGGAAGGCCTCACTCCAGTTCTCAGTTTACTAACAAGATGCTGCCGTTCCCATCGGAATATAAGGAAGTTTATCAAAGCTCAG GTGTTGCCTCCCTTGAGAGATGTATCGAATCGCCCTGAAGTTGgcacaacactgagaaacaagCTTGTGCGTCTAATGACTCATGTTGATCTAGGAGTGAAGCAAATTGCAGCTGAATTTCTTTTTGTTCTATGCAAGGAGAGAG TTGACAGCTTACTGAAGTACACTGGCTATGGCAATGCAGCAGGGCTGCTAGCAGCAAGGGGCCTATTagctggaggaagaggggagaactGGTATTCAGATGATGAAGATACAGACACTGAAGAATACAAATCTGCAAAGCCAAA CATCAACcttatcactggccatttagAAGAGCCGATGCCCAACCCTATGGATGAAATGACTGAAGAACAGAAAGAATATGAAGCCATGAAACTTGTCAATATGTTTGATAAGCTTTCTAG
- the RIC8B gene encoding chaperone Ric-8B isoform X2 codes for MTRLKHRVQNRGTFKFEPSDEEKRKQLCEEILHLVDKDIKTSCRVTCLEALRILSRDKKVLVPVTTKENMQILMKLAKLDSLEDSLEDVTDFPVIVEALKCLCNIVFNSPAAQKLSLELNLAAMLCNLLKKCKDQQFVEDIKCFNLRLLFLLSLLHTDIRSQLRYDLQGLPLLTQALESAFSIRWTDKYITAEDEMSPLSLQEADCAIEALKALFNVTLDSWNVHSENDSHEFRYMAAILRHCLLTLGPTEDKTEELHSNAINLLSNVPASCLDVLISPSTQEGTEEETDIKYNGMNMDAIQVILKFMEKRIDKGSSYREGLTPVLSLLTRCCRSHRNIRKFIKAQVLPPLRDVSNRPEVGTTLRNKLVRLMTHVDLGVKQIAAEFLFVLCKERVDSLLKYTGYGNAAGLLAARGLLAGGRGENWYSDDEDTDTEEYKSAKPNINLITGHLEEPMPNPMDEMTEEQKEYEAMKLVNMFDKLSRDQVITPMGVRPDGTLTPLEEAVSQYETNEYDSSDSD; via the exons ATGACCAGACTGAAACACAGAGTCCAG aatAGAGGCACCTTCAAATTTGAGCCTTCCGATGAAGAGAAAAGAAAG CAACTATGTGAAGAGATATTACATCTTGTGGACAAAGATATAAAAACATCATGCAGAGTCACCTGTCTGGAAGCACTTCGTATTCTCTCAAGAGATAAGAAGGTTTTGGTACCTGTAACAACCAAAGAAAACATGCAGATATTGATGAAGCTGGCAAAGTTGGATTCTCTGGAGGACTCGCTGGAGGATGTGACTGACTTCCCTGTCATAGTGGAAGCTTTAAAATGCCTCTGTAACATTGTTTTTAATAGTCCAGCCGCTCAGAAACTCAGTCTGGAACTGAACCTGGCAGCTATGCTTTGCAATCTGCTGAAAAAGTGCAAGGACCAACAATTTGTCGAGGACATAAAATGCTTTAATTtacgcctcctcttcctcctttctcttctgcACACAGATATTAGGTCACAGTTGCGTTACGATCTTCAGGGTTTGCCATTGTTGACTCAGGCCTTGGAAAGTGCATTTAGCATAAGATGGACAGATAAATACATTACAGCTGAAGATGAAATGTCACCCCTGTCACTGCAAGAGGCAGATTGTGCTATTGAAGCACTGAAAGCACTCTTTAATGTAACGCTTGACAGTTGGAATGTACACAGTGAG aATGACTCTCATGAATTTCGTTATATGGCTGCCATTCTGCGTCACTGCTTATTAACGCTGGGCCCTACTGAAGACAAAACTGAAGAGTTGCACAG CAACGCCATCAACCTTTTAAGTAATGTTCCAGCTTCTTGTTTGGATGTCCTCATCAGCCCATCAACTCAGGAAGGTACAGAAGAAGAAACTGATATAAAATACAATGGCATGAATATGGATGCAATTCAGGTGATATTGAAGTTTATGGAGAAAAGAATTGACAAG GGGAGCAGCTATCGGGAAGGCCTCACTCCAGTTCTCAGTTTACTAACAAGATGCTGCCGTTCCCATCGGAATATAAGGAAGTTTATCAAAGCTCAG GTGTTGCCTCCCTTGAGAGATGTATCGAATCGCCCTGAAGTTGgcacaacactgagaaacaagCTTGTGCGTCTAATGACTCATGTTGATCTAGGAGTGAAGCAAATTGCAGCTGAATTTCTTTTTGTTCTATGCAAGGAGAGAG TTGACAGCTTACTGAAGTACACTGGCTATGGCAATGCAGCAGGGCTGCTAGCAGCAAGGGGCCTATTagctggaggaagaggggagaactGGTATTCAGATGATGAAGATACAGACACTGAAGAATACAAATCTGCAAAGCCAAA CATCAACcttatcactggccatttagAAGAGCCGATGCCCAACCCTATGGATGAAATGACTGAAGAACAGAAAGAATATGAAGCCATGAAACTTGTCAATATGTTTGATAAGCTTTCTAG